Proteins found in one Labrenzia sp. VG12 genomic segment:
- a CDS encoding nitrogen regulation protein NR(II) yields MTDLASPSGRTAALASDGPIILDALPHPVLLVAPDGVIESANMAAEIFMRSSVSVLRRHPISDFVPFGSPLLTLIDQVRERAAPVNEYKVDIGSPRIGAPKVVDINAAPVSDRPGAVVLMFQERTMAEKIDRQLTSRGAARTVTGLAAMLAHEIKNPLSGIRGAAQLIEQSVPAEDRALTRLIMDETDRIVKLVDRMEVFSDERPIEREPVNIHIVLDHVKRLADSGFARDKRIVEVYDPSLPAVFANKDQLIQVFLNLIKNACEAIGDDPDGEIKVSTAFRPGVRLSVPGTDDKVSLPLEFCVQDNGPGVPDDLLPHLFEPFISTKTNGSGLGLALVAKIIGDHGGVIECDSQRHKTVFRILMPAFTGEGEALPTPSSKGTI; encoded by the coding sequence TTGACGGATCTTGCGTCTCCTTCCGGCCGGACGGCCGCTCTTGCCAGCGACGGGCCCATCATTCTGGACGCGCTTCCTCATCCTGTGCTGCTGGTGGCGCCCGATGGCGTGATTGAATCGGCGAATATGGCAGCCGAGATTTTCATGCGCTCCAGTGTATCGGTGCTCCGCCGTCATCCGATCAGCGACTTTGTTCCCTTTGGCAGCCCGCTGCTGACCCTGATCGATCAGGTGCGCGAACGGGCTGCTCCGGTCAACGAGTACAAGGTTGATATTGGGTCTCCGCGCATCGGTGCCCCCAAGGTGGTTGATATCAATGCCGCGCCGGTGTCAGACCGGCCCGGCGCTGTTGTCCTGATGTTCCAGGAACGAACCATGGCGGAAAAAATTGACCGTCAGCTGACTTCCAGGGGCGCGGCGCGCACCGTCACGGGACTTGCGGCCATGCTGGCGCACGAGATCAAGAATCCGCTGTCGGGCATTCGCGGCGCCGCTCAGCTGATTGAACAGTCGGTGCCTGCCGAAGACCGGGCCTTGACGCGATTGATCATGGACGAGACCGACCGGATCGTGAAACTGGTTGACCGGATGGAAGTCTTCTCGGACGAGCGGCCTATCGAACGCGAACCGGTCAACATTCATATCGTTCTCGACCATGTGAAGCGGCTGGCCGATTCCGGTTTTGCGCGCGACAAGCGCATTGTCGAGGTCTATGACCCATCGCTGCCGGCCGTGTTTGCCAACAAGGATCAGCTGATCCAGGTCTTTCTGAATCTCATCAAGAATGCCTGCGAGGCAATCGGTGACGATCCTGACGGCGAGATCAAGGTGTCGACCGCATTCCGCCCCGGCGTGCGGCTGTCGGTGCCGGGCACCGATGACAAGGTCAGCTTGCCATTGGAGTTCTGCGTGCAGGACAACGGCCCCGGTGTGCCGGACGATCTTCTGCCGCATCTCTTCGAGCCATTCATCTCAACCAAGACCAACGGTTCCGGCCTCGGCCTGGCACTGGTTGCCAAGATCATAGGTGATCATGGCGGCGTCATTGAATGTGACAGCCAGCGCCACAAAACCGTTTTCCGGATCCTGATGCCTGCATTCACGGGTGAAGGGGAGGCGCTGCCGACCCCGTCCAGCAAGGGAACGATTTGA
- the dusB gene encoding tRNA dihydrouridine synthase DusB, which yields MTKSLSIGRHQLPNLAVLAPMSGVSDLPFRRLAARFGAGMVVSEMVASESFVRGDAETQMRAEAQGNGLHVVQLAGREARWMGEAAKVIADLGADVIDINMGCPAKKVTSGYSGSALMRDLDHALTLIEATVEAVDLPVTLKMRLGWDDKSINAPELARRAETAGIQLITVHGRTRCQFYKGRADWPAIAAVKDAISVPLIANGDCRGFDDALTMLEQSGADGVMIGRGAYGRPWLPGHVGHFLATGERLAEPVGRELADLVIEHYEALLGHYGEDGGLRIARKHLGWYLDIAQSAGEGHIPTAIRQTLMTSKQPADVIRLVNEWFPITNERTAA from the coding sequence ATGACCAAATCACTGTCAATAGGCCGGCATCAATTGCCAAATCTGGCTGTGCTGGCTCCGATGTCCGGAGTTTCCGATCTGCCATTCCGCAGACTGGCGGCGCGATTTGGCGCCGGCATGGTCGTCAGCGAGATGGTCGCCAGCGAATCTTTTGTACGTGGTGATGCCGAAACGCAGATGCGTGCCGAGGCGCAGGGAAATGGCCTGCATGTGGTGCAGCTTGCAGGACGGGAAGCCCGCTGGATGGGGGAGGCTGCGAAGGTCATTGCCGATCTGGGCGCCGACGTCATCGACATCAACATGGGCTGTCCCGCCAAAAAAGTCACGTCCGGCTATTCCGGATCCGCGCTGATGCGCGATCTTGACCATGCCCTGACGTTGATCGAAGCCACGGTCGAAGCTGTCGATCTGCCGGTTACCCTCAAGATGCGCCTTGGTTGGGACGACAAGTCCATCAATGCTCCGGAGCTTGCACGCCGGGCTGAGACGGCAGGCATTCAGCTGATCACCGTGCATGGCCGCACCCGCTGTCAGTTCTACAAGGGCAGGGCGGATTGGCCGGCAATTGCGGCGGTCAAGGACGCCATTTCGGTGCCGCTGATCGCCAATGGCGACTGCAGGGGATTTGACGACGCGTTGACCATGCTCGAGCAGTCGGGAGCGGACGGCGTCATGATCGGACGCGGAGCCTATGGCCGGCCGTGGCTGCCGGGCCATGTCGGCCATTTTCTGGCAACGGGGGAGCGTCTTGCAGAACCTGTTGGTCGCGAGCTGGCCGATCTGGTGATCGAACATTACGAGGCGCTGTTGGGCCACTACGGTGAAGACGGCGGCTTGCGGATCGCGCGTAAACATCTCGGCTGGTATCTCGATATCGCCCAGTCAGCTGGGGAAGGCCATATCCCGACCGCTATTCGACAAACCCTGATGACCTCGAAGCAGCCGGCAGACGTGATCCGGCTGGTAAACGAGTGGTTCCCCATTACAAACGAACGGACTGCAGCTTGA
- a CDS encoding bifunctional 2-C-methyl-D-erythritol 4-phosphate cytidylyltransferase/2-C-methyl-D-erythritol 2,4-cyclodiphosphate synthase — protein sequence MTNPAAALVVAAGRGTRLADPDDTRPKQYRDLAGQPVLTHTLKALGNHPRIARLVTVMHPDDAALYDEAVSELPPAIIAKLEPAVAGGATRQQSVHAGLQALANTACNQVLIHDAARPFVTTEVLDRLFEALDDGATGVLAAVPVSDTLKRVDANRVSVETVDRTGLWAAQTPQAFELGGILSAHTRAAAAGRDDFTDDTGLAEWDSMSIVISEGDPANFKITTSADLKRAEILARTGVMSDTTNTLRPLADLTDIRTGIGYDVHAFEDGTAVVLGGIEIPHTRKLKGHSDADVVLHAITDATLGAIGDGDIGQHFPPSDPKWKGAASDQFQLDAIRRVAALGGRLAHIDVTVICEEPKIGPHREAVCNSIATICAIPVSRVSVKATTSEKLGFTGRREGIAAVAAVTVRLPLDEEA from the coding sequence ATGACAAATCCCGCTGCTGCTCTGGTTGTTGCGGCAGGGCGCGGAACACGCCTGGCGGATCCAGACGATACACGTCCCAAGCAATATCGCGACCTTGCCGGCCAACCGGTGCTGACCCATACACTGAAAGCGCTCGGGAATCACCCGCGGATTGCCCGTTTGGTTACGGTGATGCATCCGGACGATGCAGCGCTTTACGACGAGGCAGTTTCCGAATTGCCCCCGGCCATCATTGCCAAGCTTGAGCCTGCGGTTGCAGGCGGTGCAACGCGGCAGCAATCCGTTCATGCCGGCCTGCAGGCCCTGGCCAACACAGCGTGCAACCAAGTTCTCATTCACGACGCTGCGCGCCCCTTTGTAACGACAGAGGTTTTGGACAGGCTTTTTGAAGCCTTGGACGATGGCGCAACTGGCGTTCTGGCTGCGGTCCCGGTTTCGGACACGCTCAAACGAGTTGACGCAAATCGGGTCTCCGTCGAGACAGTCGACCGGACGGGACTATGGGCTGCTCAAACGCCCCAGGCCTTCGAATTGGGAGGCATCCTCTCCGCGCACACCAGAGCAGCTGCGGCCGGGCGAGACGATTTCACCGATGACACGGGACTTGCGGAATGGGACTCAATGTCCATTGTGATAAGCGAAGGCGACCCGGCCAACTTCAAGATCACCACGTCCGCGGACTTGAAACGTGCAGAAATCCTGGCAAGGACAGGCGTCATGAGCGATACGACCAACACGCTCCGCCCCCTGGCGGATCTGACCGATATCCGGACCGGCATCGGCTATGATGTTCATGCGTTCGAAGATGGCACGGCCGTTGTACTGGGCGGCATTGAAATCCCCCACACCAGGAAGCTGAAAGGGCATTCGGACGCCGACGTCGTCCTTCACGCAATCACCGATGCGACACTCGGAGCAATCGGCGACGGCGATATCGGTCAGCATTTTCCGCCAAGCGATCCGAAATGGAAAGGCGCAGCCTCCGACCAGTTTCAACTTGATGCCATACGCCGGGTCGCGGCCCTTGGCGGACGGCTGGCACATATCGACGTGACCGTAATCTGCGAAGAACCCAAGATCGGCCCGCACCGCGAGGCGGTATGCAATTCCATTGCAACAATCTGCGCCATTCCGGTTTCCCGGGTGTCCGTGAAGGCAACGACGTCGGAAAAACTCGGCTTTACCGGCCGCCGCGAGGGCATTGCCGCGGTTGCCGCCGTCACCGTGCGCCTGCCCCTGGACGAGGAAGCCTGA
- a CDS encoding CinA family protein — translation MTETSPHSLEDLAPLAEKVLDALKAKNMMVATAESCTGGLICGALTEIAGSSAAVDRGFVTYSNEAKTELLGVPAELIAKVGAVSKDVAIAMAEGAVTRSNADIAVSVTGIAGPGGGSEAKPVGTVHLAVACKGRPTEHLHCWFADQGRRSIRLATVQTALISILNAVY, via the coding sequence ATGACTGAAACTTCACCGCACAGCCTCGAAGATCTGGCACCGCTTGCCGAGAAGGTACTCGACGCCCTCAAGGCGAAGAACATGATGGTGGCAACCGCCGAATCCTGTACGGGCGGCCTCATCTGCGGTGCCCTCACCGAAATTGCGGGTTCCTCTGCCGCTGTTGACCGCGGCTTCGTCACCTATTCCAATGAAGCCAAGACCGAGTTGCTCGGCGTGCCGGCCGAGCTGATTGCAAAGGTCGGAGCTGTCAGCAAGGACGTGGCCATCGCAATGGCGGAAGGCGCCGTGACACGGTCCAACGCCGATATTGCGGTCTCCGTGACAGGCATCGCCGGCCCCGGCGGCGGCAGCGAGGCGAAACCTGTCGGCACCGTGCATCTGGCTGTGGCCTGCAAGGGCAGGCCGACCGAGCACCTGCATTGCTGGTTTGCGGACCAGGGACGCCGCTCGATCCGTCTTGCCACCGTACAAACTGCACTAATTTCAATATTAAATGCAGTTTACTGA
- a CDS encoding type II toxin-antitoxin system RatA family toxin: MPSFTSSHKVNHAADDMFRLVADVERYPEFVPLCQGLHVRGRKELADGRSVLVADMTVAYKLFKETFTSRVELRPDERTILVEYLDGPFKHLENKWTFEDVGEGASTVGFYISYEFRSRTLGSLMGVMFDKAFRKFSSAFEARADEVYGA, translated from the coding sequence ATGCCCAGTTTTACCTCCAGTCACAAAGTCAATCACGCGGCGGACGACATGTTTCGCCTGGTTGCCGATGTGGAGCGATATCCGGAATTCGTGCCGTTGTGCCAGGGGCTGCATGTGCGCGGGCGCAAGGAACTAGCGGATGGGCGGTCGGTTCTCGTCGCTGACATGACCGTCGCCTACAAACTGTTCAAGGAAACCTTCACCAGCCGGGTGGAGTTGCGTCCCGACGAGCGCACCATCCTTGTTGAGTATCTCGATGGCCCCTTCAAGCATCTAGAGAACAAATGGACTTTCGAGGATGTGGGGGAAGGCGCCAGCACCGTCGGCTTCTATATTTCCTACGAGTTTCGCAGCCGCACCCTGGGCTCGCTGATGGGCGTCATGTTCGACAAGGCGTTCCGCAAGTTTTCCAGCGCGTTCGAAGCGCGTGCGGACGAGGTCTACGGGGCCTAG
- the lipA gene encoding lipoyl synthase: MVTIVDTLNRRQQSADSRPRHPEKAHRPDNPVQRKPKWIRVKAPTSPVYRETKGIVRDNNLVTVCEEAGCPNIGECWSKKHASFMILGDTCTRACAFCNVRTGMPGPVDPKEPQGVADAVAAMGLEHVVITSVDRDDLDDGGATHFANVIQAIRKASPTTTIEVLTPDFLRKDGALEIVVEARPDVFNHNLETVPSKYLKVRPGARYFHSIRLLQKVKELDPEMFTKSGIMVGLGEVRNEVLQLMDDLRAADVDFMTIGQYLQPSKKHHPVIDFVTPEQFKGYERIAYAKGFLKVSASPLTRSSHHAGEDFAELRAARKAKLGH, translated from the coding sequence ATGGTTACGATCGTCGACACGCTCAATCGCCGGCAGCAATCTGCTGACTCGCGCCCACGCCATCCGGAAAAGGCGCATCGCCCGGACAATCCGGTGCAACGCAAGCCGAAATGGATCCGCGTCAAGGCGCCGACGTCACCTGTTTACCGCGAGACCAAGGGCATTGTTCGGGACAACAATCTCGTCACGGTCTGCGAAGAGGCCGGCTGCCCGAACATCGGCGAATGCTGGTCGAAAAAACATGCCAGCTTCATGATCCTGGGTGACACCTGCACGCGGGCCTGCGCCTTCTGCAACGTGCGAACGGGCATGCCGGGGCCGGTCGACCCGAAAGAACCGCAGGGTGTCGCCGATGCCGTGGCCGCCATGGGTCTTGAGCATGTCGTCATCACCTCCGTCGACCGGGACGATCTCGACGATGGCGGAGCAACGCATTTCGCGAATGTGATCCAGGCGATTCGCAAGGCTTCTCCGACCACAACGATCGAGGTCCTGACACCTGATTTCCTGCGCAAGGATGGTGCCCTGGAGATCGTTGTCGAGGCCCGGCCGGATGTCTTCAACCACAATCTGGAAACCGTTCCTTCCAAGTATCTGAAGGTGCGTCCGGGCGCGCGCTATTTCCACTCCATTCGGCTTCTTCAGAAAGTGAAGGAACTTGATCCGGAGATGTTCACCAAGTCCGGTATCATGGTCGGACTTGGAGAAGTCCGGAACGAAGTGTTGCAGCTGATGGATGATCTTCGGGCCGCCGATGTCGATTTCATGACCATCGGGCAATATCTGCAGCCGTCCAAGAAACATCATCCGGTGATCGATTTTGTAACACCGGAGCAGTTCAAGGGCTATGAGCGCATCGCCTACGCGAAGGGCTTCCTGAAAGTGTCCGCCAGCCCGCTGACCAGGTCCTCGCATCATGCAGGCGAGGACTTTGCCGAGCTTAGAGCGGCCCGCAAGGCCAAGCTCGGCCACTGA
- a CDS encoding thioesterase family protein — protein MTDIGLKAFAIRTTDKLRYADTDRQGHVNNAVFATFLETGRVEVIYGEELADEGAAFVIARLELDFLAEVNWPGEVEIGTAVHEIGRSSFKLFQQVFQNGKPVARAVTVIVQMNEATRKSHPLTARARARLEQLVRPALST, from the coding sequence ATGACCGATATCGGGCTCAAGGCCTTTGCCATCCGAACCACAGACAAACTGCGCTACGCCGATACGGACCGGCAGGGCCATGTCAACAACGCGGTTTTCGCGACCTTTCTGGAAACCGGCCGTGTGGAAGTCATCTATGGGGAAGAGCTGGCCGATGAAGGGGCAGCCTTTGTGATTGCGCGTCTGGAACTCGATTTTCTGGCCGAAGTGAACTGGCCGGGAGAGGTCGAGATCGGAACAGCCGTGCACGAGATCGGCCGCAGCTCGTTCAAGCTGTTTCAGCAGGTGTTCCAGAACGGAAAGCCGGTCGCCAGGGCCGTCACCGTGATCGTGCAGATGAACGAGGCCACGCGCAAGTCTCATCCATTGACGGCGCGGGCCCGCGCGCGGCTGGAACAGCTCGTCAGGCCTGCATTAAGCACATAG
- a CDS encoding gamma-glutamylcyclotransferase has product MKMPDHTAESRLATYGTLAPGRANHHQVEELAGSWCVGAVRGRLVEAGWGAAMGYPGLILEETGGEIEVHVLESHDLPDHWARLDAFEGSGYERVSVTVICQGGEVMASIYVIAGQHQGNGVE; this is encoded by the coding sequence ATGAAAATGCCGGATCACACCGCTGAATCCCGCCTTGCGACCTACGGGACGCTTGCGCCGGGGCGGGCCAACCATCACCAAGTGGAAGAACTCGCAGGCTCCTGGTGCGTCGGCGCCGTGCGGGGGCGCCTGGTTGAAGCTGGTTGGGGCGCTGCCATGGGGTATCCCGGTCTGATCCTTGAAGAGACTGGCGGCGAGATTGAGGTCCATGTTCTTGAATCTCATGATCTGCCGGACCACTGGGCGCGGTTGGATGCGTTCGAGGGCAGCGGTTACGAGCGCGTATCCGTGACAGTTATTTGCCAGGGCGGGGAGGTGATGGCGTCGATTTATGTCATTGCCGGCCAGCATCAGGGGAACGGGGTGGAATGA